A window of Gloeothece verrucosa PCC 7822 genomic DNA:
ACAATACCTAAAATATGGGGAACAACAAAATCAATTTCCGCTAATTCCCTCACCAACTGAACAGTATTAATAGCACCCATAACTCCTTTATTCGTGCATTCTGTGGGGATGACCAAAAAATCTGCGGCTAAAATCGCATTATAAGTAAGAATGCCTTTAGAAGGAGGAGAGTCAATAACGATAAACTGATACTCATCAGTAATACTTTTCAGTGCCCTTGATAAAAACCTTTCTCGCCCTGGATTAGGCGCAATGATATCAGCAGCATGAGCTAGACTAAAATCCGATGGGGCTAAAAATAGAGTATTGCTTCTATTCTCATTTTTGGGTGTTTTGATAATTTCAGTAATGGGAACACGATCATTACTCGGTAGAATAGCTTCTGCAATAGTAGGTTCATTGCTTAAATCTGTCCAACCTAACCATTGAGAGAGGTTGCCTTGGGGATCAAAATCAACAGCTAGGGTTTTTCCTTTTCCACTGAGCATAGTGGCTAAGTTTAGGACAGTCGTTGATTTACCTGAGCCTCCCGAGAGGCAACTGACAGTAATTACAGTTGCTTGTTTAGATGCTTCTGGCATAGCTAAAAACCAGATTCTTGTTTTCTTTAAAAGAGAATAGCATAATTCTAGATACAAGCAAACAAGATAATGATCGCGGACAATCTCAAACCCCAATGATTTCGTGGAGAGTGCGTAAGTCCTAGAAACGTAGCGGGATGTCGTGTACCCTATAGCAGAATTGTAGGGTGGGTTAGGTGCGGGGATAATTTTTAAGCTGTCACGCATTTAATTTGTTCTTTGTGGCGGGGTGTAGGGTGTAG
This region includes:
- a CDS encoding ParA family protein codes for the protein MRDSLKIIPAPNPPYNSAIGYTTSRYVSRTYALSTKSLGFEIVRDHYLVCLYLELCYSLLKKTRIWFLAMPEASKQATVITVSCLSGGSGKSTTVLNLATMLSGKGKTLAVDFDPQGNLSQWLGWTDLSNEPTIAEAILPSNDRVPITEIIKTPKNENRSNTLFLAPSDFSLAHAADIIAPNPGRERFLSRALKSITDEYQFIVIDSPPSKGILTYNAILAADFLVIPTECTNKGVMGAINTVQLVRELAEIDFVVPHILGIVPTRDQWAGANQTRMSKAAMKALEESLPSIRLFSSLRQSTIVQQTNMAGWSLAEAGETKLSKPYVEVINTVIAKING